The Phalacrocorax aristotelis chromosome 2, bGulAri2.1, whole genome shotgun sequence region ctcccctcccttctctgcagagagacGTGTCCGCAAGACCCACGTTGGTCTCTGTGGAGCTGCAATACAGCACTTGAATCTTTGGAACTGTGATGAACACTTACGGGTGTTGCTCCACGGCAATGACTGTCAGGCATAATGATACCCAAAACCACCCTAAAACCcatggaaaaagtatttttctgtttctcgGTCCCAGACCGGCTCAGTGTCTGGGTGCCACAGCATTCCGCTGGTGCaagcagagggagggaaagcTGCGGGGCCACGGTGGCACCAGCTCTCCACACCACCGAGCGTTCGGCCCTTGCATCCCCTCACGCACGGACTCTCCCGCACATGTTCTGCGGCCTCAGCCCcgccggtggcggcggcggcggcgggagcggggtcTGCGGCCGCCCCGACCCgctggcagccccagcccgAGGGGGTCGCCGGGGATTTCAGTGGGTTCATTGGAAGCGCCTGCTCGGCACTCGCGGCCGCAGGCGTCCCCTGACGGGAATCGCGGGGAATTAACGCTCCAGCAGCCGGGAGAAGGGCCAGGGAGGCTCTGCCGGGAGGAACGGCCTCCctcaggcaggggctgcagctcccggcGCAGCCCCTGGGGCCGGGATGGCGCACGCGGGACTACAACTCCCGGCAGGCCCTGGGAcgtgcccgccccgccgccctgACCCGGGAAGGGCTCTGCCGCGGTTCCGGGAGCGGCCGGCGGGGCTGCCCCACGTGCGGAAAGCGGCCAGGGTCGGCCCGGCCTGGCTTgtcccgccgccgccatggcgGCCGTGCGGGTGGAGGAGGTGCTGGCGGCCGCCGAGGAGCAGGAGGCGGAGAAGCGGCGGAGTGTCACGGTGGAGAAGGAGCTAGAGCTGGAGTTCGACTTGGGCAACCTGCTGGCGCTGGACCGCaacccgccggcggcggcggggctgcgcggggccgggccgcggcgggaggcgcTGCTGCGGGCGCTGGCCCGCGATAACACGCAGCTGCTGGTGGCCCGGCTCTGGGAGCTGCCGGCCGAGCGGGCCGGTGGGGCCGGGGGGCCGCTGGTGGCGCGGCTGCCCGAGCCGGCCTTCCGCCTGCCGCGGGAGAAGCCACCGCCGCGGCCGCGGCCGCCGACGCGCTGGGAGCAGTTCGCCCGGCTGAAGGGTATCCGCCGCCGCAAGCGGACCTCGCTGGTGTGGGACGAGCAGGCCAAGGAgtggcggcggcggtggggataccggcgggcgggcggcgacCCGGCCCGCGCCTGGCTGGCGGAGGTGCCGGAGGGAGCCGACCCGGAGGAGGACCAGTTCGCCAGGCTGCGGCGGGAGAAGCGGGAACGGGTGGCCCGCAACGAGCTCAACCGCCTGCGCAACCTGGCCCGGGCCCACCGGTCCGGGAGCAccgtccccgccgcccccctccaCCCCACGGGCCACCAGAGCCGGGAGGAGGTGGCCCACGTCGCCCGTGTCGCCCGTGTGTCTACTGCCTCGCTCGGCCGCTTCCAGCCCCGGCTGCCCAAGGAGCCCGCGGAGCCGCCTTCCCGCAACGGCGGCAGGAAGCGCCGCTTCGAGCCGCTTCTGGGCAACCTGGCGGGCGAGCGCAACcggcagctggagctgctgcgggACATGGGCAGCAAGAAGCCGGTCCTCGACATCACCCGGGCCGTCAACAAGCAGCTGCGGCAGGAGGAGGCCGAGGCGGCCGCTGCCAAGGGCAAGAAGCAGTCGCAGCGAGGGAAGCGTGGCCGCCGGCAGCAGCGGGCTGGCCGCAGCAGCAAGAAGAGCGGAgcccggcggcagcagcagcggcctGCGGGCAGCAGCACCGGCGGCGGCAGGAGGAAGAAGGCCTGAGGGACGGAGGGACTGCGTGGGGTGCGGGACCCGGGGTGCCCACCGAGGTGTGGGACAGGACTGTCACTTCCAGCCTCCTGCCTGGTGCTCTATTCCCGCACCGATTTGTCAATAAATACGCTCTGGTCTTTCTAAAATGTCCTGCGTTTGGCTCTTAGCTGGCAGTCAGGGAGGACTCTGTTCCCTGCCTAAGGGGAGCTGGTGGTGTGTCGAGGAGTCCTAGTCCCCACCCAGTTTCGTGGGGACCCAGAGGTAATGTTGCTTCACAGCTGGCCATGGCTGCAACGTTTCCAGGCAGGACTGAAGCTGAGCAAAGCTTGTCCCTTGCTTAGTAACTAGGACTGTGTTCTGATCGAGTAACATCCTGATCAGGCACAGATACGGTCAAAGGATgtggctgctgctctctgctctggGCAAGTGGCCTGACGGTGGAGCTCTTGCTCTGTAAGTCAACTTCTGCAGCTCATCTCTCTGGTATTCAGGTTCAGTTACAAAAGGAACATGAAAACTTACTGTAAGATTTATTGCAGGGCCTAAGAAATTGTACAGATTTCTTAGAGGGTTCTGTTGATTAAAGAAAGAAGCCAAAGCTGGTGACCAGCCActgaattaaacagaaaaatgtttgcattgaACAGCAGATTAAAACCTAAATTTCTCCCTGTATTAACAGTAATGCATCATTTCATAGAAATAGTTTCGCAGTGTTTTTGTTTACCAAGCAGTTGGGGAGCAGATATTGGAAATTATCTCAGACTTATGTTTATTACTCTCTTAAACTCTGTAGTGCCTCCTATACGCTTGAAACACAAAGTACAATTTGCTGTCCTAGTGTGTGGCTTGGCTGCAGGGAGGATGCTGCTCCCTGGGGCCATTCCTGGTAAGGGGGTAGTAAAACAAGCTCCAGCAATCTCAAGTAAATTAAGTTCTCAAACTTTCAAGTAGTAAAGTTGTGAGTTGTTAATAAAAACATAGTATTCTGCTGCAAGTACTTGAGTCTATGAAAAAGCTAAGTGACTGTATAGCGGTTCTGCTGTCTCATTCTCTAGCAGCTCAGTAGGATGGTAGCTTGAGCATgatcaaaaagcaaaacatctgtCTGTATAAGGCAGCTGCCGAGGGCAGAAGGGGCATTGTATGTCTTGGAGCTGAAGGGATTTGGGTGGTATTGATGGACTGACTATGGTGCTCAACCTATGGGCTTTGTATAAGAtatgttctttgctttttaaatgtttcttgcCACTGTGCTGAGCAGCCTGCACCACCGCCGGCTGCTTCGGACTTGCCAGTGGCAGGAGCAGTCTCATGGGCACAACCTATTGGTACCAAGCTTTCATGGCAGTAGCTAGGCAAATCAGGGGCAAAAAGTACTTGGAAAGTACttggaaatgcaaaggaaaagctgttttatgTTCCAGACCTACAGTTTTCCTGCAGTCTCCACAGGGCGCATGTTGTACCTGCTCAACCAGAGAGCATGGCAtttttccacacacacccccgttTTTATGCTGCTGACAACGTTATGGGTGAACTTTCACCACTGAAAACCTGGGTAGtttgtgcatttccagcagCGATGAGGAAACCCGAGCAGAGGCGCGGGGGCTCCGCGGGCCCTGAGGAGCTGAATCTGACGCTTCAGCCGTGCAAAGTCCTCGCTTTTGGTAAACCACGTGAGGGGAAGCGGGGGGCGGGCAGCGGGCGGGAGCCTGGCACCTGTcccagggggagggggggaggaggaggaggaggaggtggtgccggcccggccgccccccggaGCTACGGCcatggcggcggggcgggagcgggtCGCTCGCCTCCTGCGGCAACTGCAGCGGGCTGCGTGAGTGCggggcggctgaggggagcTGCGGCCGCCTCAGCGGGGGGAGCCCCGGCCTCCGACGGGGCCGCCGGTTTCCCTCCCTGTATCGGCAGGTgccggcagcggggcggggggcgaggCCGGGCGGACGCTGCTTTTTAAACACCGTGAGAAGCAGCGGCAGGTCCCTACCTGGGGGGGTCGCCTAAtgccccccctgccccgcgccgcccgcccgcctgACACGCGCACCCCGCGGGCCGGCTGCCCGGCCCACCCGTGTTCTTCCGTCCGTGGGAGCCCAGCCTGCCGCTCCCCTGTGCCCCGGGGGTGTGCCGGGCCGCCTCAGGCAGGCCTCTCCGGGGTAGGGCGGCAGGAATGGGTGCAGACAGGAGACTTTTAGGCAAGGACAGATTCGGTTCCTGCTTTAGTTTTCCCTTTTAATCATGggtatttttggtttgtttttttcttttttttcctcttttaactAGATGTCGGTGCCCAAGCCATTGCCACACATACTCCCAAGGTAAGACTTAATTTGTGTCtccaaaataattctgtggGAGACGATCGCCCTGTAGAGCTGTACCTACCACTGTAACCTGGGCAGAGGGTGCAGGTAACAGGTGGGAAAGAGAACAGTTTAAAGGATAAGGTAAGCAGTCTGTTATTTTGCAGCTGTAAAAACATGGTGGTTATTGTCAGAGAGGTTCACTGTTTCCACATAAGCCACAACTCGGGCATCCTGTacctctctcctcttcctgtgAGGCAAGCTGATCAGAAATCTGCCCTGGCTGCTACTACTGCTGTCATCCCCTGAGCCATCTCAACTTCAGGTCTggttttgaagggaaaaatacatgtCCAttacattagaaaataaatgggaGGCGATATGGATAAAAAGGAGCTATTCACAACGGTCTGGTTTAGCTTGGGAAATGTAATCTCTATAAGCTTTTTATACAGTCAGTCTTGAAAACACAGCTTGCTTGGGCCAGGGTTGTGGAGTAAGAGCAGGAGAGCTGCACTGAGTGACCGAGTCACCCTGGGAGgaatttctgtttgctttgactATAGGGAGGCTATGGGAATAGCTACCTCTATGCTGGTCAGCCTCCAGATCCAATAAAAATTGGTATTTTGGGCCATAATTCCAGCAGTGTGTGTGGCTTGGTTTCACGTGCTTTACTTaagaaactttttaaagaattgcCGTTACCATTTTACATAGGCAAAAGCTATATATGTGTTCAGATATTTGTTTTGCCAAAGACTAGCATACAGCAAGACAGTAGTGCAGCTGAGAAATAGAATTTCATTCTTACGCTTGTCTGCTTGATGACCTACTCAGTCAATTCAAACTAAGCCCTTGCTAAATAGAAGTCTTAGTTAAGAATCCTCGCTGTAAGACAATGGAGTCTGTAATGTAGCAAGATGGTATCAGTTCAGTAAGTGTCTAAATAGTGGAAATTGATTTAATGGTGActgtgagcagaaaaaaaaaatgttcgTTGTGTTTCTTGGCAGTGTTCAAGGAAATAGTGCCATTTTTGAACACAGGAAAATTTTTCCTGGAAGTTAAGCTTGGCTCAAGAACATAACAGCA contains the following coding sequences:
- the RRS1 gene encoding ribosome biogenesis regulatory protein homolog: MAAVRVEEVLAAAEEQEAEKRRSVTVEKELELEFDLGNLLALDRNPPAAAGLRGAGPRREALLRALARDNTQLLVARLWELPAERAGGAGGPLVARLPEPAFRLPREKPPPRPRPPTRWEQFARLKGIRRRKRTSLVWDEQAKEWRRRWGYRRAGGDPARAWLAEVPEGADPEEDQFARLRREKRERVARNELNRLRNLARAHRSGSTVPAAPLHPTGHQSREEVAHVARVARVSTASLGRFQPRLPKEPAEPPSRNGGRKRRFEPLLGNLAGERNRQLELLRDMGSKKPVLDITRAVNKQLRQEEAEAAAAKGKKQSQRGKRGRRQQRAGRSSKKSGARRQQQRPAGSSTGGGRRKKA